One window from the genome of Oryza glaberrima chromosome 3, OglaRS2, whole genome shotgun sequence encodes:
- the LOC127766380 gene encoding receptor protein kinase TMK1-like, producing the protein MAKLAVPPLLVILVLLQSATRLPVAETSTADQEYMHRLAAATGAERLLGWKADSDPCNGSWVGVTCAPFDGNRIIQIDVRGLLRGGGTLPELDRQAGSLSHLRMLDLGDNNLTGPVPTLFLDRLLTLRLDGNAFSGLPHSFFRGMPELHYFSISDNPRLEEWGLWSDLLSLTELRVFNASNANINGTLQVFLGNLGAFPALAEVSLARNRLTGVVPEKLVSQSIAKLDLSSNGLSGSINFINNLASSITDLRLDHNHFSGPFPADLSGLYLLSVFSVAHNRLTGVVPPSLARVWRLSWVSVSDNLLQGPVPELPDSVKTDFAEAAVKGSFCRLDVHGPCDQETSSLLSVAAAFHYPEILAVSWRRDDPCDGWLGIHCGDGDGGGGGRNKVTGVNLSRLGINGTIDPAFASLLYLEAILLAGNNLTGTVPASILQMPSLRVLDVSNNALEGTVLSVRHDVLILADGNRGGLNVTAIAASGSFSSSRFQLSEATTPFLTFAAVFVALFGY; encoded by the coding sequence ATGGCCAAGCTGGCCGTGCCTCCGTTGCTCGTTATCCTTGTCTTGCTCCAATCTGCCACCCGACTCCCCGTTGCCGAGACGAGCACGGCAGACCAAGAGTACATGCACCgtctcgcggcggcgacgggcgcggaGCGCCTGCTCGGCTGGAAGGCGGACTCCGATCCATGCAACGGCAGCTGGGTCGGTGTCACGTGCGCCCCCTTCGACGGCAACAGGATCATCCAGATCGACGTGCGAGGCCTACTCCGTGGCGGCGGCACTCTGCCGGAGCTTGACCGGCAGGCCGGCTCCCTCTCCCACCTCCGGATGCTCGACCTCGGCGACAACAACCTCACCGGCCCGGTACCCACGCTCTTCCTCGACCGGCTGCTAACTCTGCGCCTCGACGGCAACGCCTTCAGCGGCTTGCCGCATTCCTTCTTCCGCGGCATGCCTGAGTTGCACTACTTCTCCATCAGCGACAACCCAAGACTCGAGGAGTGGGGTCTGTGGTCggatctcctctctctcacggaGCTAAGGGTGTTCAATGCCAGCAATGCCAACATCAACGGCACGTTGCAGGTTTTTCTCGGCAACCTCGGCGCGTTCCCTGCCTTGGCTGAGGTGTCGCTCGCCAGGAACCGTCTCACCGGTGTTGTGCCGGAGAAGTTGGTGAGCCAGAGCATCGCCAAGCTTGACCTGAGCAGCAACGGGCTCTCTGGATCGATCAACTTCATCAACAACCTCGCGTCGTCCATCACCGACCTCCGCCTCGACCACAACCACTTCTCCGGCCCTTTCCCCGCCGACCTGAGCGGCCTCTACTTGCTGAGCGTCTTCTCCGTCGCTCACAACCGGCTCACCGGCGTCGTGCCTCCGTCATTGGCCCGGGTCTGGCGCCTTTCGTGGGTGTCTGTCTCCGACAACCTGTTGCAGGGGCCAGTGCCGGAGCTCCCTGACTCGGTGAAAACGGACTTCGCCGAGGCAGCTGTCAAGGGGAGCTTCTGCCGCCTGGACGTGCACGGCCCTTGCGATCAGGAGACCAGCTCTCTCCTGTCGGTAGCCGCCGCGTTCCACTACCCGGAGATTCTCGCCGTGAGCTGGAGGCGAGACGATCCGTGCGACGGTTGGCTCGGTATACActgcggcgatggcgatggcggcggcggcgggcggaacAAGGTGACCGGGGTGAACCTGTCACGCCTCGGCATCAACGGGACCATCGACCCGGCCTTCGCCTCGCTGCTGTATCTGGAGGCGATCCTCCTCGCGGGCAACAACCTCACCGGGACGGTCCCGGCGTCCATCCTGCAGATGCCGTCCCTCCGCGTGCTCGACGTCTCCAACAACGCGCTAGAGGGAACCGTGCTGAGCGTCCGGCACGATGTGCTGATCTTGGCTGATGGTAACAGAGGAGGGCTCAACGTGACCGCCATTGCTGCCTCCGGCAGCTTCTCGTCTTCTCGGTTCCAGCTCTCAGAGGCAACAACGCCATTCCTTACCTTTGCTGCCGTCTTTGTTGCACTGTTTGGTTATTAG